A section of the Deinococcus aquaedulcis genome encodes:
- a CDS encoding DUF1963 domain-containing protein — translation MTLMIEDPRTLAEIHQAIRIVLQEAGLPPGTDTEACILQSIQPCYHVTLDPCAEHTLPVGGTKFGGHPDVQPDWVWPMDAEGKPLRFVCQINCADLDTLRTSDALPQGGLLSIFWDFLSEAVAFTFVQDVHGLERRSPPSWEGEPLHTYRSRCMLLSQSYELVDRFVELPLDDGTDFSEVYHACRAVVQDEAFTFHGFTLFGMSASIPFGFQYANPTRPIDDPWLPILTFRIPSWMDEDIASDTDDNHLYICEFLISRQDLLARRFAAAWFWLYTY, via the coding sequence ATGACCTTGATGATCGAGGACCCGCGCACGCTGGCTGAGATCCACCAGGCCATTCGCATCGTCCTGCAGGAAGCCGGCCTCCCCCCAGGGACCGACACGGAAGCCTGCATTCTGCAGAGCATCCAGCCGTGCTACCACGTGACCCTGGACCCCTGTGCGGAGCACACCCTGCCGGTCGGCGGCACGAAGTTTGGGGGCCATCCTGATGTGCAGCCCGACTGGGTCTGGCCCATGGACGCCGAGGGCAAACCGCTGCGCTTCGTGTGTCAGATCAACTGTGCTGACCTGGACACGCTGCGGACCAGTGACGCCCTGCCGCAAGGCGGGCTGCTGTCCATCTTCTGGGACTTCCTTTCCGAAGCGGTTGCGTTCACCTTTGTGCAGGACGTTCATGGCCTTGAACGCCGGTCACCGCCGAGCTGGGAAGGCGAGCCGCTGCACACCTATCGGTCGCGGTGCATGCTGCTCAGCCAAAGCTATGAACTGGTTGATCGTTTTGTGGAGCTTCCGCTGGATGATGGCACTGACTTCTCCGAGGTGTACCACGCCTGCCGCGCCGTGGTGCAGGACGAAGCGTTTACTTTTCACGGGTTCACGCTGTTTGGCATGTCCGCCAGCATTCCATTTGGTTTCCAGTACGCGAACCCCACGCGACCCATCGATGACCCCTGGCTCCCGATCCTCACCTTCCGGATTCCGTCGTGGATGGACGAAGACATTGCGAGCGACACCGACGATAACCACCTCTACATCTGTGAATTCTTGATCAGCCGACAAGACCTCCTCGCCCGGCGATTTGCCGCCGCTTGGTTCTGGCTCTACACCTATTAA
- a CDS encoding RNA ligase 1 family protein yields the protein MQKILSLYARNYDTDRRVRDEVVPGAEWVLAGEGVATRKWDGTSCLVRAGRLYRRYDAKKGRTPPPDFEPAQPPDPVTGHHPGWVPVGEGPDDAHHREAWAAGGPLPDGTYELLGPKVQGNPEGLSSHTLVRHGEAVLPDVPRDFAGLRAYLEVRPDMEGVVWHHPDGRMVKLKRKDFFGGRR from the coding sequence ATGCAGAAGATTCTCAGCCTGTACGCGCGCAATTACGACACCGACCGCCGGGTGCGGGACGAGGTGGTGCCCGGGGCTGAATGGGTCCTGGCCGGCGAGGGCGTGGCCACCCGCAAATGGGACGGCACGAGCTGTCTGGTGCGGGCCGGCCGCCTGTACCGCCGCTACGACGCCAAGAAAGGCCGCACGCCCCCGCCCGACTTCGAGCCGGCGCAGCCCCCTGACCCGGTCACTGGTCACCACCCCGGCTGGGTGCCGGTGGGGGAGGGGCCAGACGACGCCCACCACCGCGAGGCGTGGGCGGCGGGCGGCCCCCTGCCCGACGGCACCTACGAACTGCTGGGCCCCAAGGTGCAGGGCAACCCAGAAGGCCTGTCCAGCCACACGCTGGTGCGGCATGGTGAAGCGGTCCTGCCCGATGTGCCGCGCGATTTTGCCGGGCTGCGGGCCTACCTGGAGGTCCGGCCGGACATGGAAGGCGTGGTGTGGCACCACCCGGATGGCCGCATGGTGAAACTCAAGCGCAAGGACTTTTTCGGAGGTCGGCGCTAG